In one window of Oncorhynchus gorbuscha isolate QuinsamMale2020 ecotype Even-year linkage group LG23, OgorEven_v1.0, whole genome shotgun sequence DNA:
- the LOC124011580 gene encoding cilia- and flagella-associated protein 251-like, translating into EEEQEEEEEEEQEEEVEQQEEEEEQEEEKEEVEQQEEEEEQEEEEEEQEEEEEQEEEEEEEVEQQEEEEQEEEEEEEVEQQEEEEVEQQEEEEVEQQEEEKEQEEEEEEVEQQEEEEVEQQEEEEEQEEEEEEVEQQEEEEEQEEEEEEEVEQQEEEEVEEQEEEEEEEEVEEQEEEEVEQQEEEEVEQQDEEEVEQQEEEEVEQQEEEVEEQEEEERMLLSWSYA; encoded by the exons gaggaggagcaggaggaggaggaggaggaggagcaggaggaggaggtggagcagcaggaggaggaggaggagcaggaggaggagaaggaggaggtggagcagcaggaggaggaggaggagcaggaggaggaggaggaggag caggaggaggaggaggagcaggaggaggaggaggaggaggaggtggagcagcaggaggaggaggagcaggaggaggaggaggaggaggaggtggagcagcaggaggaggaggaggtggagcagcaggaggaggaggaggtggagcagcaggaggaggagaaggagcaggaggaggaggaggaggaggtggagcagcaggaggaggaggaggtggagcagcaggaggaggaggaggagcaggaggaggaggaggaggaggtggagcagcaggaggaggaggaggagcaggaggaggaggaggaggaggaggtggagcagcaggaggaggaggaggtggaggagcaggaggaggaggag gaggaggaggaggtggaggagcaggaggaggaggaggtggagcagcaggaggaggaggaggtggagcagcaggatgaggaggaggtggagcagcaggaggaggaggaggtggagcagcaggaggaggaggtggaggagcaggaggaggaggag